The following is a genomic window from Miscanthus floridulus cultivar M001 chromosome 14, ASM1932011v1, whole genome shotgun sequence.
ccaacatgagcaagtcttctatgccatagccacccaagtgttgttttggtgaataggcaagtcttcaaatttgcatcttcggaggtgaaatcaactagatataggttgttgtatctaaatcctttgaatattacttgatcatcatcctttttagatacaacttccttctcggtgaacaagcattggaagccaagatcacacaattgtccaacggatagcaagttgaagctcaatgaagcaacatatagtacatttgagatagaatgatcatttgatattgccactttgcccaatcctttaaccttgccctttgagttatctccaaatgtgattctttcttgtccatctacttcttcatctagtgaggtgaacatacgaggatcaccggtcatatgttatgtgcaaccactatcaataacccaatgacttccaccggtcttgtagttcacctacacacaagagatcaagctttaggaacccaaacttgttgagggcccttcacattctcaacaagtgacttagcaacctaaATTTTCATAGGCctgttcttgtttggaggtcctaagaacatgactttcatctttccacaagaatcctttctaagcatgtagtgagcattgaaggcaaaaggtctagcatgcttgggcaagggttgtggtggtggagtttggcactcatgagcaaagtggccttcttgtccacactcaaaacacttctttggctttggcttttgttattgttgagcttgagccttcttctctttgtttgccatgtacccaatgccacttctatccatcttcatgacggtattcattagtagctcactttgaagatacttgcctctagtgaacttgctcaatctaatcttgatatgctctttctccaacttgagcttctggttctcttccttaagagcatcattgtttttctcttctttgagcttcttattttcttctttgagcttctcattctcaagcatcaactcaccatcatgatcaagagtttctagcacaacgaacttggtggttttgagttctttaagatctttcttgagcttttcattgtcattcttgagcttgacaaactcatcataatcatcggcctcaactacttgcttgcccttgctactagaactttgctcaatgctctcaatgatcaaatcatcacatgatgtagctatatcaatcttaacaacattgttagtagcatcatgtggctcattgaataaatattcttgagcaataactagattatcatgattaatcttaagagtagtatattcatcttttagcatattatggctagtgatgagctctttatgcatcctctcaagtttatcatgtttatctttaagctctttcttagaagatttgagctctttgagtttggatgacatagcttcatttgcttctctaagctcaacactagcattttttactatatcacatttagctaaaagagaatcatttttagcttctagcttgtcattcttagctctagtctttataatgattttggagtatttatttagcaatttaacaagatcatcataagaaggtgattcatattcatcatcatcactatcgctatcatcattactagcatgttcatcaccactactctcatcatcatttgataccttgcgttcacccttggccataaggcataggtgtgtagaggatgatgacgatggtgctggtgaagatgatgaagagttaataacaatggtggccaccttctcgttgtcactatcatcatcgaatgagccactagatgaatcaatgtctgtgagccaatcaccgatgatgtatgcctttccactcttcttcttcttgtggaagtccttcttgtggaagtccttcttcttgccatctcgcttcttgtatggcttgtctttcttcttctcatcttcatcacttgagtcatctttcttgcccttgttcttgttcttgaacttgtctttcttgggctttgtgcattggtgagctagatgaccaagttctccataattgtagcaatccatctcagagattggcttccttctagagctagtgaagaacttcttcttcttgccatcaaacttgatgccactcttgttaagcttctttagcatcttggtggtttttctcaccatgagagcaaggcttgcatcatcaacttcatcatcacttgagctctcatactcaatccttgctttgcccttctcttgactagcgttgaatgctaagtccttttctttcttcttgttagaggatgagccatcttgaggtgtgatgtgcatgtacatctcatgagcattgatctttcccaagatttgtgttggtgtagcagtggaaagatcaccttgatgaagcacggtcacaatgtgcccatatttgtcaatggggaggacactcaagatctttcttacaacatcggatggttgcatttgagtgagtccaagcccattgactttctctacaagaacattcaaacgtgaatacattttattagcacattctttaggaagcatctcaaaagagttaagctttttcatgacaagatgatagcgtttctcacgctcactctttgttccctcatggagcacacaaatgtctaaccatagtgcatggacgtctttgtggttcctcacccgattgaacacatctttacaaaggcctctaaatatggtgtttctagcctttgcattccatttttcataattcaactcatcgtcttgtaggttagtagcatcccaaggttttggaaagccttgtgaggcggctctaagtattccaacatctagagcttctaagtacgcctccatgcgaattttccaatatggaaaatcatccccctcaaagatacaaggaggtccatccccatgagacatctttctctaggcggttaagcctaatacgtgagcacaaggctctgataccaattgaaggatcaagatgcccaagagagggggtgaattgggttaattctaaatttctttgtaattaTTAAACTctacagttagcccaattaaccccttgtgcctagaaagtgtttctattgatctaacatacaaaagtttagcaccctaagttccaatcctactctagcatggaatatctaggaatgtaaaagacaagaattgaattgctcaaagtaaatgctcaaagtaaagagagaaggaggaacgcggtgatattttgccgaggtatcggagagtcgccactccccactagtcctcgttggagcacccacgcaagggtgtagctctcccttgatccgcataaggatcaagtgctctctacgggttgattctttgacactccgtcatggtgaatcacccacaaccactcacaacttgagttgggtcatccacaagcactgccggatgatcaccaagctctctaatcaccaccaagccatctaggtgatggcgatcaccaagagtaagaagcacgaactctcacttgaccacgacaagcctaatgagaaggatggatgcacactttgttactcttgatctcactaatgagggctctctttgggattctcaaatctcaatcacctcactaggaccttgctcttcttggcactctcaaaggtgtttctcagctgttggaatgagcaaaagtacccccacacacgaatggagggagtatttataacatgggctggaaaacgaaccgttatgtgcctttgcggggtgaccggacgctctggtcatgtagaccagacgcgccggtcagttcaccctaaactctagtgtttatagtgtgatcggacgctggctagcgtccgatcagcactaaccggatgcgtccggcCGAGATTTTccatctctggaaccttactggaatcgaccgaacgctggccctcagcgtcggccacttgacctctcagcgtccggtcgtaccagacgaaaacacctcggtcaaatgaactgaccggaccctgagccagcgtccggtcacaccggagccagcgtccggtcagtatttgaccctccatttacttccaactctcgatcatacgtgaatgaagtttgctctattggatctaaggggctattttggagctacctagtactagatttagcaagtgtgcaccacacctaactcactagactcacctaggtcaagctacccgtccataccccccttaatagtacggccaaaggaaaaacaaagttctaaactagtctaagtgtctcttcaattccaaacgacacttagaactagttcatccttaaccttgtcgtccatctttggaaaaccgaaacgatttccatcataggggcatgaccaccatgattgcccaatcgatctccattaccgtaacctaacttaattgcctctgcaaaacacacgttagtcacagtaatcacgtattgtcattaatcaccgaaacccaactaggggcctagatgctttcaaccctccattcacttccaactctcaatcatacgtgaatgaagtttgctccaatggatctaagggctgttttggagctacctagtgctagatttagcaagtgtgcaccacacctaactcactagactcacctaggtcaagctacccgtccatatccccttaatagtacgatcaaaggaaaaacaaagtcataaactactctaagtgtctcctcaacaccaaacgacacctagaactagtccatccttaaccttgtcgtccatcctttgaaaaccaaaacgatttccatcgtaggggcatgaccaccatgatagcccaatcgatttCCGTTACCGTGACCTAacataattgcctctgcaaaacacatgttagtcacagtaatcacgtactgtcattaatcaccgaaacccaactaggggcctagatgctttcaaaaacTAAGCTAGGACTTTCAGTTGGCAAGAACGAACGAGGAAGAAAGAACAGGAAGCGAACACAGAGACAAAAAAAAGTAAAGATGAGTGGTTAAATGTAAAAATATATATCACGCTAGCATTGTCACATAAGCGATAAAACTTTGACGAAGCAGTATAGATGTGCAGTTCACCACTTAACAAATTAGATGAGAAATGTGTTTTGGAAGTTCATAGATTAAGTGGTataccatgaaaattttatgaacCCATCATGGACCATGGATGCATTTAACTCTATTTTAAATACCTACTCCATTAATGCTGACAAGGGCTCATGATGTCATGCTTATAACATGTTAATGATGCTTAGCATTTTTTGTAACTTATAAATTTGTGGTCGTGACATTGATGGACAAACGATTCAGATAATATAAATACACACACACGTCACACTTCCAAGCTCTGTATGCACGAGAGAGAGAAACTATGCAATATTCACAAAAAGAAATCGATTTACAAGACAGCGTTCTACTACTACTGTGTTTTCGTGTTCCtccatggccgaggcccgaggtgCTGACCGGACAAATTAAACGGCTTCTGTTACTGTTTCGACGTGAAAGGTATTGGAGCTTTCTTGTAAAGATTCAGAAACAATGGCGGATGCAGCATCAACACTCCCGCTGGATTCAGTGCCAACCGTGACAGTGACGTCGACGGCCAgttcctcctcctctgcctcctcAACCACCGCAATGGCCGGCACGTCGTAATCGTCCCTCTGACGACAGCCGGCATTGCCCGATTCAGTGTAGAGTTTAAGGAGGTTGGCCAGGTCCGGCGAGGAGGAGTACACCGACCCCGGGAGGAAGTCCACGAGCGACTGGTAGTTGTTGCCATTGCCATCACCCCCGTTCGCCTCCCGGCAGCCTCCTCcgcccccaccgccggcgtcctccaTGGCCGCGGAATCTGACTGGTAGAGCTGCGCTCTGACCCTGCACGCGTCGAGCTGCCGCTGTAGGCCGTGCTTCTCCGTCTCGCTCTCGTGGACGAGCTGCATGGCCAGCCGCGCCGCCTCCCGGTCGAGCTCGCCCTGCTCCTCCAGCTGCCGCTGGTActcctccgcctccgccctcAAGCGCCGCTCGGAGGCGAGCTCCGCGCGCAGTGCGTGCAGCTCCCTCCTATGAGCCCTGAATGCGGTGACCAGCTCCCCGAGGGTGAGGCTCTCGTCACCGTCGTCCACGGTCAGCGACTGTGGCATCGTCGCCTGATGCTGGTCTATGGAATCGTCGTCCTCCCGTGGTCGCGGTCGCGAGACGATCGGCGCGAGCTCGAAGAGGGAGACGAGCGGGCCGTTGCCGTCGTCGGTGCTGGTGGTTCTTGCGATGCCGCCGCTGCGATCGCCGGCGTCTGGTTTGTTGCCGTCTTGGTCCTGCTCGCATATCTCACTGCCGATGGAGACGACGCGGTGAGTCTCCATGCCTGCCACGAACACGTCAAGTGTTAACAGGTGGTTTTGTTGAGGAGATCGAATGTGGCAATTGACAGCAATTTGTTTAGATTTTATCAATCATCAGGTAAGAACTTTAAAGGAATAATAACATGATGCATACATATAATATGTTGAACAGTCCCTGGAACCATTGACTTGGCACAGTCTCTGAATTAACGACAATGTTCTGTCTAGGACGTCCGTCAGTTTGAACGGCTCAGTTGGTGGGCCGCGATGCCCATGAGGCTCTCTTATCCGCTCATATATTTTCACCCCTCAGGCACCATAGATTCTCTTATGACTGCTCCGCGATCGCTCTCCGCAGCGCCTCCCACGCCTTCCTCTCCGCCGCCATGCCTGGCCACATCCCGCGCTGCTCCGCGCCCCGCGCCATGCCCCCATCCACTTCCCTCATCGTAGGAGAGGCAGAGGAGGCCTGCGCCTGCACCTCCATCTAGGGGCGAAGCTAGAGCACGTTGGGGGGGGGGGCATCACTTAATCATAACTACAGTGATCCATATGATGTTCAAACAAAATAGCATAACTAATGCACAACTACCATATTTTAACATC
Proteins encoded in this region:
- the LOC136505394 gene encoding uncharacterized protein isoform X1, producing MIVQNCNSFFIARIVEVLSVVEKDDRDWKNRDHKLGIKSSSIFQILNLPLFDVDYIVNAIGLSIEDLRELNDQLWLYNADVRSDDRFSNINTIGMETHRVVSIGSEICEQDQDGNKPDAGDRSGGIARTTSTDDGNGPLVSLFELAPIVSRPRPREDDDSIDQHQATMPQSLTVDDGDESLTLGELVTAFRAHRRELHALRAELASERRLRAEAEEYQRQLEEQGELDREAARLAMQLVHESETEKHGLQRQLDACRVRAQLYQSDSAAMEDAGGGGGGGCREANGGDGNGNNYQSLVDFLPGSVYSSSPDLANLLKLYTESGNAGCRQRDDYDVPAIAVVEEAEEEELAVDVTVTVGTESSGSVDAASAIVSESLQESSNTFHVETVTEAV
- the LOC136505394 gene encoding myosin-binding protein 2-like isoform X2: MVPGTVQHIICMETHRVVSIGSEICEQDQDGNKPDAGDRSGGIARTTSTDDGNGPLVSLFELAPIVSRPRPREDDDSIDQHQATMPQSLTVDDGDESLTLGELVTAFRAHRRELHALRAELASERRLRAEAEEYQRQLEEQGELDREAARLAMQLVHESETEKHGLQRQLDACRVRAQLYQSDSAAMEDAGGGGGGGCREANGGDGNGNNYQSLVDFLPGSVYSSSPDLANLLKLYTESGNAGCRQRDDYDVPAIAVVEEAEEEELAVDVTVTVGTESSGSVDAASAIVSESLQESSNTFHVETVTEAV